One window of Cohnella hashimotonis genomic DNA carries:
- a CDS encoding helix-turn-helix domain-containing protein, which produces MYRLLIVDDEEMITDGLYETLSRCNLDLDLCKAYSGREALDWLHRTRVDIVLSDIRMPGIDGMQLLSVIKRHWPHCRVIFLTGYSDFDAVYRAIQTPGVQYLLKSEGYPKVIQAVDQAVAELNDSLRVNDLIQRAQEKLNTLEVLARGEYFRHLLHGANPAANLAADFRKLSIPLDAERPVYVAQGDLSRASSAVSSYASRHESAMAVTLLAERLLNGQVLSLGMIDRFGDVVWLIQPSADRADASEEEEDRMSFLSYLVGQFELIQQACMSSLELSVAVTLGDRPSKWGKLSATYDKMRRQGQTRTGDGGQMVRMLSLDVSCCARERSPRDKSDALSAHLDAGRREEFLQLFDELTASEQDNGSPYLLELYYTISLVLLSYINRLELENQVTGFPALMRPDEFACWKDAFAFLRAMSGELFELRSSGESNRAAEAILKVRAYIEEHLDEDLSLVRLAGYIHFNPSYLSRLFKQSCGMNLSEYIEAARVERAKALLKNDDLKVLEVGVRVGYEASQSFTRFFKKATGVTPQEYREASRT; this is translated from the coding sequence ATGTACCGGTTGCTGATTGTGGATGACGAAGAAATGATTACCGACGGCTTGTACGAGACGCTGTCCCGATGCAATCTCGATCTCGATCTATGCAAGGCCTATTCCGGCAGGGAGGCGCTCGATTGGCTGCATCGGACACGAGTGGACATCGTGCTGTCCGATATTCGAATGCCGGGCATCGACGGGATGCAGCTCCTGTCCGTCATCAAGCGGCATTGGCCGCATTGCCGGGTGATCTTCCTCACCGGCTACAGCGACTTCGATGCCGTATACAGGGCGATTCAGACGCCAGGCGTGCAATACCTCCTCAAGAGCGAAGGGTATCCAAAGGTTATTCAGGCAGTCGATCAAGCCGTAGCTGAACTGAACGACAGCCTGCGCGTGAACGACCTCATCCAGCGAGCGCAGGAGAAGCTGAATACGCTCGAGGTGCTGGCCCGCGGCGAATATTTCCGGCATCTCTTGCATGGCGCGAATCCGGCAGCGAATCTGGCGGCCGACTTCCGCAAGCTGAGCATCCCGCTTGATGCCGAAAGGCCGGTCTACGTGGCGCAGGGAGATCTTTCGCGCGCCTCGTCCGCCGTTTCGTCCTACGCGAGCCGGCATGAATCGGCCATGGCCGTCACGCTGCTGGCCGAGCGTCTGCTGAACGGACAGGTGCTGAGCCTCGGCATGATCGATCGCTTCGGCGACGTGGTCTGGCTCATTCAGCCGTCGGCCGACCGAGCGGACGCGAGCGAAGAGGAAGAGGATCGCATGTCCTTCCTGTCTTATCTGGTCGGTCAATTCGAACTCATCCAGCAAGCGTGCATGAGCAGTCTCGAGCTCTCCGTCGCCGTAACGCTGGGAGATCGGCCCTCCAAGTGGGGGAAGCTGTCCGCCACCTATGACAAGATGCGGCGCCAAGGGCAGACCAGAACCGGAGACGGTGGGCAAATGGTTCGGATGCTTAGTCTCGATGTCTCATGCTGCGCGAGGGAACGCTCGCCGCGGGACAAATCGGATGCTTTATCCGCCCATTTGGATGCCGGCAGGCGCGAAGAATTCCTTCAGCTCTTCGACGAACTGACGGCGTCGGAGCAGGACAACGGGTCTCCCTATTTGCTGGAGCTGTACTATACGATCTCGCTTGTCCTATTGTCTTATATCAACCGGTTGGAGCTCGAGAATCAGGTAACCGGCTTTCCCGCCTTGATGCGGCCTGACGAATTTGCTTGCTGGAAGGACGCGTTCGCGTTTCTTCGCGCAATGTCGGGCGAGCTTTTCGAGCTCCGAAGCTCCGGAGAAAGCAACCGGGCCGCCGAAGCGATCCTGAAGGTCCGCGCTTATATCGAGGAGCATCTGGACGAGGATCTGTCTCTGGTTCGCCTCGCCGGATACATCCATTTCAATCCGTCGTACCTGTCGCGTCTATTCAAGCAGTCTTGCGGCATGAACCTTTCGGAATATATCGAAGCCGCGCGCGTCGAGCGGGCCAAGGCGCTGCTGAAGAACGACGACCTGAAAGTACTGGAAGTCGGGGTCCGGGTCGGGTACGAGGCCTCCCAGTCGTTCACCCGCTTCTTTAAAAAGGCGACCGGCGTGACGCCGCAGGAATATCGGGAAGCCTCGAGAACGTAA